The genomic stretch CCATGGACGGCCGGCGAGAATGAGCGAGAGCCATGCCTGAACATCCTTGTAAATTTCTTTCCGCTGTTTTTAGAACAACTCAGAAAGTTGAGCCTTGAACCTTTAGCCTTTAGCCTTTAGCCTTTAGCCTTTAACCTTGAACCTTGAACCTTGAACCTTGAACCTTTAAAACATGTCTAATAATTCAACAAAAAACCGCATTAACAGCCTGAGAGCAGAGATAGACACCCTGGATTTACAACTGCTCAAGCTGCTGAATCAGCGGGCCCGCTTAGCAACAGAAATCGGGGATGCAAAAAAGATTGAACAAGGTGATTTTCATGTTCCTTCCCGGGAACAGAAGATTTACCAGCAACTGGAACGACACAATCAGGGACCGTTACCCAACCAGGCGGTCCGCCATATTTTCCGGGAAATTATTTCCGCCTCCCTGGCCCTGGAGAAACCACTCCAGGTTGCCTATTTGGGACCACGGGGAACTTTTACCCACCTTGCCGGCCAGAAATTTTTCGGCTACTCGGCTGAACTGCGGCCGGTAAACAGCATTAAAGAAGTTTTTGAAAGTGTTGAAAAAGGCCGTTTTGTTTACGGTGTGGTCCCGGTGGAAAATACCACGGAAGGAATCGTCAGCCATACTCTGGATATGTTCACCCAGAGCCGGATCTCCATCAGTGGCGAAATCCTGCTCCAGATAACCCATGATCTGCTCAGCCAGAGCAACGACCCGGAAACCATCAATAAAATCTACTCCCATCCCCAGGCTCTGGCCCAATGCCGGGCTTACCTGGAAGAACATTTCCCCACCATCCCGGTGGTCGCGGTAAGCAGCACCGCCCAGGCGGCGATGATGGCTGCCGAGGAACCGGGGACGGCCGCCATTGCCAATGAATATGCTGCATCGGCGTACCATCTGCAGGTTATTGA from Pseudomonadota bacterium encodes the following:
- the pheA gene encoding prephenate dehydratase, coding for MSNNSTKNRINSLRAEIDTLDLQLLKLLNQRARLATEIGDAKKIEQGDFHVPSREQKIYQQLERHNQGPLPNQAVRHIFREIISASLALEKPLQVAYLGPRGTFTHLAGQKFFGYSAELRPVNSIKEVFESVEKGRFVYGVVPVENTTEGIVSHTLDMFTQSRISISGEILLQITHDLLSQSNDPETINKIYSHPQALAQCRAYLEEHFPTIPVVAVSSTAQAAMMAAEEPGTAAIANEYAASAYHLQVIETSIQDMSHNLTRFLIISTRETSQVPGEHYKTTVLFSARDQAGALFSLLKPFSVHGVNLTKIESRPKRGEPWQYMFFIDLDGYQEDPEVTAALKELEAKSQYYKVIGSYVKGRI